AGAACAGGCAGCTCGTCAGCAGGAAGCTGGCATGTTCCAGCACGTGCAGCGGCTCGCTCTTCAGCGCCGCCTGATAGAGCGCCGGCGCGTGCCAGGCCCACAGCGCAGCCGCGGCGATCGCCCAGGCCGCGCCGAGGCGGGTGCAGGCGTGCCACAGCGCCCGTGCCCAACGGCTCTGCTTCCACCAACGACCAACGCCGCGCCGGCCCACAAGCGGCAACGCCCAGAGCAGCGCCGTGCCCGGCGCGCCGAGCATGAGCAGTGGCGCCGCGACGAGGATCAGCAGCATGTGCTGTGCCATGTGCGCAGAGAAGAGCGCCGCGCTGAGGCCATCCAGCGGCGAGATCAGCGCGATGACCAGCGCCAGCATGCCCGCCGCGAAGCAAGCGACGCGCCAGCGTTCGATGCCGCCGCCTGCGCCCGCCCGGCTCCAGAGCACGCGCACGCCGACGGCGTACGACCAGCCGGCCAACACCAGCACCGCGAGCAGCAAAGGCTCGAAGCTCCAGCTCGACCAGACGCTGTTCGGCGTGGGCGCTGGTCCCGTGTGTGCCAGGGCGGCCGGTGCGTAGACGGCGAAGACGAGCGCGGCAAGCGTGGCAGCGCGGCGAAAGCTTCGCGTCATGCCCTCTCACCCACGTCCGGCAGGGCGGCTGTACTCCGGGGCCGATGTCCGCGCAGCGGATCATCGCGATGCGCCACGCGATCGGCAGACTGTCGCCGGTGTGGCAGACCGGCCCGATGCTACCTTCGCCACGCGCGCAACCACACTACCGGCGGTGGTAGAAAGATGCGGAAACGTCTGCATTTCTCGGGCTTGACAGGAAATCTTCGCACCAGGGCTGCAACGTGAGCGGCTGCCCATCGTTTTACAACTGTGCGCACTCCTCGCCGGCGCAACGACGTGGGGTGGTGTGGATGGCGGATGGGCTGTCTGCGGCCGCGCCTCGTGGAGGGGCATGTGCATATGGCGCTGGAACGCTTCCTGGCACACCTGCCGGAGGAAGAAGCGAAGGTCTGGCTCACGCTGAGAGAGATTGAGGCGATCGAGGGCGTCCCCCTGCCTGCGTCCGCCGGGCGATCGGCGTACTGGTCGAGGCGGCGCACCCGCGGCTACGCGGCCTGGCTGCGACAGGGTTTCGTGGCCCGTCTCGATCGCCAGGCCGCGGCCGTCTGCTTTTCGCGCCGGGCGTGTGCGAATCCCAGTGCTGATCAAACAGCTGAGCCGCTGATGCCGGCGGCCGAGCAAACTCCCGTCGAGGGGCCGGGCGCGGCGCTTGACCGGGGCAAGTACGCGCCGCTGATCCGCCTGCTGCAGTCCACGCCAGGCGAGCAGGCGATCGTACGCGTGACGATCGCCGAGCTGGAGGCGATCCTGGGCGAACCGCTGCCGGCGAGCGCCCTGCGCCCCGGCTTCTGGAGCAGCCGCGGCCTGAACGCCAGCCGTGCCTGGAAACGGCTCGGTTTCGTCGTGCGCCTCGATCGGGAGTGCCGGCTCGTGCTGTTCATCCGCAGGCCGGCGAATCCGGCCGCGGCGTGTCCGCCGCGGGGCGCCGTCGGACTGTTCGCGGGCGCGCCGGGGCGAAAGACCGGCGGATGAATCCTCGACCCGCCCGC
This portion of the Dehalococcoidia bacterium genome encodes:
- a CDS encoding cytochrome c oxidase assembly protein, with the protein product MTRSFRRAATLAALVFAVYAPAALAHTGPAPTPNSVWSSWSFEPLLLAVLVLAGWSYAVGVRVLWSRAGAGGGIERWRVACFAAGMLALVIALISPLDGLSAALFSAHMAQHMLLILVAAPLLMLGAPGTALLWALPLVGRRGVGRWWKQSRWARALWHACTRLGAAWAIAAAALWAWHAPALYQAALKSEPLHVLEHASFLLTSCLFWWTLLRRGTHGRMGAGIVAVFAMALQGGALGALLTFSAAPWYPAYAANTAAYGLSPLDDQQLAGLIMWIPAGAGYLLAACGLFLAWLSAVEAEDRRREAGAAPFPR